In Erigeron canadensis isolate Cc75 chromosome 7, C_canadensis_v1, whole genome shotgun sequence, one DNA window encodes the following:
- the LOC122607908 gene encoding uncharacterized protein LOC122607908 — protein sequence MWGFASKPIAGTSGLNNDSETTNQVSSESSDDDMTLNDCRREEGLECPICFESFNIVENVPYVLWCGHTLCKNCVLGLPWAVYKLPNLPIQLPFFISCPWCNLLSCRLVYKGELKFPHKNYFLLWMVENLNGDRFKSCSSSCDHLAIDEVSQCVGQSQSTNGSCAPHFNAERLQSSLCKSLFFLVNLMTKFPLVFLFLFIVVYAIPASIAILVVYILITILFAIPSFLILYFSYPGLDWIVNQIVT from the coding sequence ATGTGGGGTTTTGCATCAAAACCGATTGCTGGTACTTCTGGTCTAAACAATGACTCTGAAACAACTAATCAAGTTTCTTCAGAAAGCTCTGATGATGATATGACCTTAAATGACTGCAGAAGAGAAGAAGGTTTGGAGTGCCCAATTTGCTTTGAATCTTTCAATATTGTTGAAAATGTGCCCTATGTATTATGGTGTGGTCACACACTCTGTAAAAACTGTGTTCTTGGCCTACCTTGGGCTGTTTACAAACTTCCAAATCTTCCAATCCAACTTCCTTTTTTCATTTCCTGCCCATGGTGCAATCTGTTATCGTGTCGTCTAGTTTATAAAGGAGAACTTAAGTTTCCCCACAAGAATTATTTTCTTCTTTGGATGGTTGAAAATTTAAACGGTGATAGATTCAAATCGTGTTCCTCTTCTTGTGACCATCTAGCCATTGATGAAGTTAGCCAATGTGTGGGTCAAAGTCAAAGTACTAATGGTTCTTGTGCTCCACATTTCAATGCAGAAAGACTACAATCATCTCTATGTAAGtcgttattttttttagtgaatttgaTGACTAAGTTCCCCTTGGTCTTTCTGTTTCTTTTTATTGTTGTATATGCTATACCAGCTAGTATCGCAATCTTGGTTGTGTACATCCTCATCACAATTCTGTTTGCTATCCCGTCTTTTCTTATTCTATATTTTTCATACCCTGGTCTTGATTGGATTGTAAATCAAATTGTCACATAG
- the LOC122608972 gene encoding uncharacterized protein LOC122608972, with amino-acid sequence MVKTPGNDAFSKKIQTLNTHNGSTKPRLDHGSKKSMLVNPVSAVIQEKTDKSRRVIDNVRSLKTGNVSTKTGVHHGSTKSEPTSPKGQVVQEKHKKSNTVFKNGQSKEQMFPKSKKDETHGSTSQNNGRVAASESKETENLKRLGKLAKENDDVSPKKLKFKQGKIIDPQDESNGSRKLEFEEGKRLDENPVCQEDGISLRRLSSDGELYTAEDNSVTVSLKPCDLEAKKRHIRANNVIKETASKLIQTRKSKVKALVGAFEMISGNNL; translated from the coding sequence ATGGTGAAAACACCTGGAAATGACGCATTTTCTAAGAAGATTCAAACTCTAAACACCCATAATGGTTCAACTAAGCCCAGGTTAGACCATGGGTCGAAAAAGTCAATGCTTGTGAATCCAGTAAGTGCAGTCATTCAAGAAAAAACAGATAAAAGTCGCAGAGTGATAGACAATGTTCGAAGTTTAAAAACAGGTAATGTTTCAACAAAGACCGGAGTTCACCATGGTTCTACAAAGTCAGAGCCTACGAGTCCCAAAGGTCAAGTTGttcaagaaaaacataaaaaaagtaATACTGTGTTCAAAAATGGTCAAAGTAAAGAGCAGATGTTTCCCAAGTCAAAGAAAGACGAAACTCATGGAAGTACAAGTCAAAACAATGGTAGAGTAGCAGCTTCAGAATCCAAGGAAACAGAAAACCTAAAACGGTTAGGGAAGTTAgcaaaagaaaatgatgatgttTCGCCTAAAAAGCTCAAATTTAAGCAAGGAAAGATTATCGACCCGCAAGATGAGAGTAATGGTTCAAGAAAACTAGAGTTTGAGGAAGGAAAACGATTAGATGAAAACCCAGTTTGTCAAGAAGATGGTATAAGTTTAAGGAGATTGTCTTCAGATGGTGAGTTATATACCGCAGAAGATAACTCGGTAACTGTTTCTCTAAAACCATGTGATTTGGAAGCAAAGAAACGTCATATTCGTGCAAATAATGTTATTAAAGAGACTGCTAGCAAGCTTATACAAACTAGGAAAAGCAAAGTCAAAGCTCTTGTTGGTGCTTTTGAAATGATCTCAGGAAACAATTTATGA
- the LOC122606826 gene encoding uncharacterized protein LOC122606826 isoform X1, with translation MEENSADDQGSGWLQVKKKHRSNSKFSFQGWVGGLSKKQNSNVVVHEDRQVHNETSVVNHNEPISITKDSSTLDSTNSNNIDNLPTEEKKDVNYLDKCVVSHVNDHEPLQVDNLAALPKIKFGNLDDDDAVIGIKFGDIGNDITEISSVEPKEKEVEPTIEENFRSEEYEEVKEVSSEDIRVKFVNEEVVSQSDIIFQVPGNDLRTKNPEASGSENVTSQDSSLLHDSEIMSNEKPIAGVQLTPELNDVPGVPIMDATDSGQTEEGESKERFRQRLWCFLFENLNRAVDELYLLCELECDKDQMKEAVLVLEEAASDFKELKCRVEEFEKVKKLSDNPTMTMKSEQRRPHALSWEVRRMTTSPHRAEILSSSLEAFKKIQQERADMNNNNSWKTGFSDSYDRSRSGSILNKHLSRTDRASGSREPAMDSGKRSGVMVLPRQNSSRGKKNPELGKNKEMEKAGLKKDNFKSVDQLRRPTYISERDKEKTNNLKDASSKSMDAWKQKRNWVDVLASPYSPSSRFSHSPGMSRKSTERARILHDKLMSPEKKKKTSLDLKKEAEEKHARAMRIRSELENERQQKLQKSTKKLNRVNEWQAVRSTRLREGMHARHQRSETRHEAYLAQVARRAGDESTKVNEVRFITSLNEENKKLMLLQKYQDSELRKAEKLKDLKSKQKEDMAREEAVLERKKLVEAEKMQRLAETQRKKEEALLRREEERKASSAAREAKAMDQMRRRKFLAKAQQEEAELLAQKLAERLRESEQRRKFYLEQIRERASMDFRDQSSPLLRRSLNKDGASKSASSIGGEDDQQVSGGIAEGAVIPARNLALQHSAKRRIKKIRQRLMAFKYELSEPFLGPESAITGYRAAVGTARARIGRWLQEIQRHRQARKEGAASIGLVTGDIIKFLDGKDPELHASRQAGLLDFIASALPASHTSKPEASQVTIYFLRLLRVILSLPANRSYFLAENLLPPMIPMLAAALENFIKITASSSNVGASKTLIENSETISEVLDGSLWTVAAIIGHSSSDERQHQMQDGLIELVIAYQVIHRLRDLFALYDRPQVEGSPFPSSILLSINLLVILTSRNRSKSSIDWESYPLKRMPIDQSSTEDVDLGGSLFNLSENDESSSRWLQDVPEDRPLDDMCKKDENNMVDSGGEQKNGNTLKNKQPVAYLLSAISETGLVCLPSLLTAVLLQANNRLSSEQASYVLPSNFEEVATGVLKVLNNLALMDINFIQMMLARPDLRMEFFHLMSYLLTHCTSKWGTATDQTGLLLLESLLLLGYFAMFHPENQAVLRWGKSPTILHKVCDLPFVFFSDPELMPVLAGTLVAACFGSEQNKGVVQQELSIEMLLSLLKSCKNGLPKSQPAPIDESTDPTQSGTDSKKLHGDSSQRSNRRITRVQSVKSGALGNSNRSVKIRNQKDGSKSTRGSEANSESCSNMMLYSRFPASFIDRAESFFSSETPV, from the exons ATGGAGGAAAATAGTGCAGATGATCAGGGTTCTGGATGGCTGCAAGTGAAAAAG AAGCATCGAAGCAATTCAAAGTTTTCTTTCCAAGGATGGGTGGGAGGGTTATCTAAGAAACAGAATTCTAATGTTGTGGTCCACGAGGATCGACAAGTACATAATGAAACTTCAGTTGTTAACCATAACGAACCAATTTCAATAACTAAAGATTCCAGTACACTTGATTCTACTAATTCAAACAATATTGATAATCTTCCTACCGAAGAGAAGAAAGATGTGAACTACCTTGATAAGTGTGTAGTTAGCCATGTCAATGACCATGAACCTCTACAAGTTGATAATCTTGCTGCGTTACCAAAGATAAAATTTGGTAATTTGGATGATGACGATGCTGTTATTGGCATAAAATTTGGGGATATTGGAAACGACATTACTGAAATTAGTTCTGTTGAACCAAAAGAAAAGGAAGTTGAACCAACCATTGAAGAAAATTTTAGATCAGAAGAATATGAAGAGGTGAAGGAGGTCTCATCAGAAGACATTAGGGTCAAATTTGTAAACGAGGAAGTGGTTAGTCAAAGTGATATTATTTTTCAAGTCCCGGGTAACGACTTAAGAACCAAAAATCCTGAAGCAAGTGGCTCAGAAAATGTCACGAGTCAGGATTCAAGTCTTTTACATGATTCTGAGATCATGTCAAATGAAAAACCGATAGCAGGAGTTCAGCTCACTCCAGAACTCAATGACGTACCGGGAGTTCCGATTATGGATGCGACTGATTCAGGTCAAACTGAAGAAGGTGAGAGTAAAGAGCGGTTTAGGCAACGGCTTTGGTGTTTTCTATTTGAGAACCTTAATCGGGCTGTTGATGAACTGTATCTTTTATGTGAACTTGAATGTGATAAAGATCAGATGAAAGAGGCCGTTCTTGTTCTTGAAGAAGCAGCATCTGATTTTAAAGAATTGAAGTGTAGAGTCGAAGAgtttgaaaaagtaaaaaagttaaGTGATAATCCAACAATGACCATGAAGTCTGAGCAACGCAGGCCACATGCACTCTCATGGGAG GTGCGTCGTATGACGACGTCACCGCACAGGGCTGAAATACTGTCTTCATCTCTCGAGGCATTTAAGAAAATTCAACAAGAACGAGCAGACATGAATAATAACAATTCTTGGAAAACTGGATTTAGTGATTCTTATGACCGCTCTAGAAGTGGCAGCATATTAAATAAGCATCTCTCTAGAACTGACAGGGCAAGTGGTTCTAGAGAACCAGCAATGGATTCAGGAAAACGTAGTGGAGTTATGGTTCTTCCTAGACAAAACTCAAGTAGGGGAAAGAAGAATCCTGAGCTTGGAAAGAACAAGGAAATGGAGAAAGCAGGTTTGAAGAAAGATAATTTTAAATCCGTGGATCAACTAAGAAGACCAACTTATATATCAGAAAGagacaaagaaaaaacaaacaatctTAAAGATGCATCTTCTAAGTCAATGGATGCATGGAAGCAAAAACGTAACTGGGTAGATGTATTAGCATCACCATATTCTCCATCTTCACGTTTCTCACATTCACCCGGCATGAGTAGGAAAAGTACGGAACGGGCTCGTATTCTCCACGATAAGTTAATGTCAcctgaaaagaagaaaaagacatCACTTGATTTAAAAAAGGAGGCAGAAGAAAAGCATGCACGTGCCATGAGAATAAGAAGTGAGCTAGAAAATGAAAGAcaacaaaagcttcaaaaaAGCACCAAAAAACTTAATCGTGTGAACGAATGGCAAGCAGTACGTAGCACGAGGCTGCGTGAAGGAATGCACGCTCGCCACCAACGTAGTGAAACTCGCCATGAAGCTTATTTAGCTCAAGTTGCAAGACGAGCCGGTGATGAAAGTACTAAAGTTAATGAAGTCCGCTTCATTACTTCATTaaatgaagaaaacaaaaaacttatGCTGTTACAAAAATATCAGGATTCAGAATTGAGAAAAGCCGAGAAATTGAAAGATTTGAAATCGAAACAAAAAGAGGATATGGCTCGGGAAGAAGCAGTgttggaaagaaagaaacttgTTGAAGCTGAAAAAATGCAGCGGCTTGCAGAAACACAGAGAAAAAAGGAAGAAGCTTTGTTAAGAAGAGAAGAGGAAAGAAAGGCATCGAGCGCAGCCCGTGAAGCAAAAGCTATGGACCAAATGAGGAGACGGAAGTTTTTAGCCAAAGCCCAACAAGAAGAAGCTGAGCTATTGGCTCAAAAATTAGCCGAGCGGCTCAGAGAAAGTGAACAAAGAAGAAAGTTCTATTTGGAACAAATTAGGGAAAGAGCTTCAATGGACTTCAGGGATCAATCTTCGCCTTTATTAAGACGATCTTTGAATAAAGATGGCGCGAGTAAATCAGCTTCATCCATTGGTGGTGAAGATGATCAGCAAGTTAGTGGTGGTATTGCTGAAGGTGCTGTGATTCCTGCTAGAAACCTGGCATTACAGCATTCTGCTAAAAGGAGGATTAAGAAAATTAGGCAAAGGCTAATGGCTTTCAAGTATGAACTAAGTGAACCTTTTCTGGGTCCCGAAAGTGCAATTACCGGATATCGAGCGGCTGTAGGAACTGCAAGAGCGAGAATTGGGAGGTGGCTACAGGAGATTCAAAGACATAGGCAGGCACGAAAAGAAGGGGCGGCGAGTATTGGCCTAGTGACTGGTGATATAATTAAG TTTTTGGATGGAAAGGACCCTGAACTGCATGCTTCTCGCCAAGCTGGTCTTCTTGATTTTATTGCTTCGGCCCTGCCAGCTTCGCACACATCCAAACCCGAAGCTTCTCAAGTAACCATATACTTCTTAAGACTTCTAAGGGTAATTCTGTCTTTACCCGCGAATAGAAGTTACTTTCTAGCTGAAAATCTTCTTCCACCAATGATACCCATGTTGGCAGCAGCCCTTGAAAACTTTATTAAAATTACAGCATCATCTTCAAATGTTGGTGCCAGTAAAACGCTAATTGAGAATTCTGAAACAATATCGGAAGTCTTGGATGGATCTTTATGGACTGTGGCAGCCATTATTGGTCATTCAAGCTCTGATGAACGCCAGCATCAAATGCAGGATGGTTTGATAGAGCTTGTGATTGCATATCAAGTTATTCATCGACTGAGAGATCTTTTTGCGCTATATGATAGGCCGCAAGTAGAAGGCTCCCCATTTCCTTCGTCAATTCTTCTAAGTATCAATTTATTGGTAATTTTGACTTCCAGAAATAGGTCTAAATCTTCGATTGACTGGGAATCTTATCCACTTAAAAGGATGCCAATAGATCAATCCTCTACGGAGGATGTAGATCTGGGAGGTTCTTTATTCAATTTAAGTGAAAATGATGAATCATCTTCCAGATGGTTGCAAGATGTTCCTGAGGATCGACCATTGGATGACATGTGTAAGAAAGATGAAAATAACATGGTAGATAGTGGTGGAGAACAGAAGAATggaaatacattgaaaaataaacAGCCTGTAGCATATCTTCTCTCGGCTATATCTGAAACGGGGCTGGTCTGTCTCCCTTCTTTGTTGACGGCTGTGTTATTGCAGGCTAACAACAGATTGTCCTCAGAACAG GCTTCGTATGTTCTTCCGAGTAATTTTGAGGAAGTAGCAACTGGGGTGCTGAAGGTTTTGAACAATTTAGCTTTGATGGATATTAACTTCATCCAAATGATGCTA GCAAGGCCAGACCTAAGAATGGAATTTTTTCATCTGATGAGTTATCTTCTTACTCATTGTACCAGCAAGTGGGGAACAGCTACTGATCAG ACTGGTCTGCTTCTGCTTGAATCTTTGTTGCTTCTCGGGTATTTTGCTATGTTCCATCCTGAAAATCAAGCTGTTCTTAGATGGGGAAAGAGTCCCACAATTCTTCACAAG GTATGCGATTTGCCATTTGTTTTCTTCAGTGACCCCGAGTTAATGCCAGTCTTGGCTGGAACGCTAGTAGCAGCCTGCTTCGGGAGTGAGCAGAATAAAGGAGTGGTCCAGCAAGAACTTAGCATAGAGATGCTCCTTTCTTTGCTTAAATCATGCAAAAATGGCTTGCCAAAATCCCAACCTGCCCCAATAGATGAGTCTACCGACCCAACTCAGTCAGGCACCGATTCAAAAAAACTTCACGGTGACTCCTCTCAACGATCAAATAGGAGAATCACACGTGTTCAGTCAGTAAAAAGTGGTGCACTTGGGAACAGCAATAGAAGTGTAAAGATTCGGAATCAGAAAGATGGAAGCAAATCAACGAGGGGTAGTGAAGCGAATTCAGAAAGTTGCTCCAATATGATGCTCTATTCAAGATTTCCTGCAAGTTTTATTGACAGAGCAGAGTCGTTCTTCTCATCAGAAACACCAGTTTAA
- the LOC122606826 gene encoding uncharacterized protein LOC122606826 isoform X2 codes for MEENSADDQGSGWLQVKKKHRSNSKFSFQGWVGGLSKKQNSNVVVHEDRQVHNETSVVNHNEPISITKDSSTLDSTNSNNIDNLPTEEKKDVNYLDKCVVSHVNDHEPLQVDNLAALPKIKFGNLDDDDAVIGIKFGDIGNDITEISSVEPKEKEVEPTIEENFRSEEYEEVKEVSSEDIRVKFVNEEVVSQSDIIFQVPGNDLRTKNPEASGSENVTSQDSSLLHDSEIMSNEKPIAGVQLTPELNDVPGVPIMDATDSGQTEEGESKERFRQRLWCFLFENLNRAVDELYLLCELECDKDQMKEAVLVLEEAASDFKELKCRVEEFEKVKKLSDNPTMTMKSEQRRPHALSWEVRRMTTSPHRAEILSSSLEAFKKIQQERADMNNNNSWKTGFSDSYDRSRSGSILNKHLSRTDRASGSREPAMDSGKRSGVMVLPRQNSSRGKKNPELGKNKEMEKAGLKKDNFKSVDQLRRPTYISERDKEKTNNLKDASSKSMDAWKQKRNWVDVLASPYSPSSRFSHSPGMSRKSTERARILHDKLMSPEKKKKTSLDLKKEAEEKHARAMRIRSELENERQQKLQKSTKKLNRVNEWQAVRSTRLREGMHARHQRSETRHEAYLAQVARRAGDESTKVNEVRFITSLNEENKKLMLLQKYQDSELRKAEKLKDLKSKQKEDMAREEAVLERKKLVEAEKMQRLAETQRKKEEALLRREEERKASSAAREAKAMDQMRRRKFLAKAQQEEAELLAQKLAERLRESEQRRKFYLEQIRERASMDFRDQSSPLLRRSLNKDGASKSASSIGGEDDQQVSGGIAEGAVIPARNLALQHSAKRRIKKIRQRLMAFKYELSEPFLGPESAITGYRAAVGTARARIGRWLQEIQRHRQARKEGAASIGLVTGDIIKFLDGKDPELHASRQAGLLDFIASALPASHTSKPEASQVTIYFLRLLRVILSLPANRSYFLAENLLPPMIPMLAAALENFIKITASSSNVGASKTLIENSETISEVLDGSLWTVAAIIGHSSSDERQHQMQDGLIELVIAYQVIHRLRDLFALYDRPQVEGSPFPSSILLSINLLVILTSRNRSKSSIDWESYPLKRMPIDQSSTEDVDLGGSLFNLSENDESSSRWLQDVPEDRPLDDMCKKDENNMVDSGGEQKNGNTLKNKQPVAYLLSAISETGLVCLPSLLTAVLLQANNRLSSEQASYVLPSNFEEVATGVLKVLNNLALMDINFIQMMLARPDLRMEFFHLMSYLLTHCTSKWGTATDQTGLLLLESLLLLGYFAMFHPENQAVLRWGKSPTILHK; via the exons ATGGAGGAAAATAGTGCAGATGATCAGGGTTCTGGATGGCTGCAAGTGAAAAAG AAGCATCGAAGCAATTCAAAGTTTTCTTTCCAAGGATGGGTGGGAGGGTTATCTAAGAAACAGAATTCTAATGTTGTGGTCCACGAGGATCGACAAGTACATAATGAAACTTCAGTTGTTAACCATAACGAACCAATTTCAATAACTAAAGATTCCAGTACACTTGATTCTACTAATTCAAACAATATTGATAATCTTCCTACCGAAGAGAAGAAAGATGTGAACTACCTTGATAAGTGTGTAGTTAGCCATGTCAATGACCATGAACCTCTACAAGTTGATAATCTTGCTGCGTTACCAAAGATAAAATTTGGTAATTTGGATGATGACGATGCTGTTATTGGCATAAAATTTGGGGATATTGGAAACGACATTACTGAAATTAGTTCTGTTGAACCAAAAGAAAAGGAAGTTGAACCAACCATTGAAGAAAATTTTAGATCAGAAGAATATGAAGAGGTGAAGGAGGTCTCATCAGAAGACATTAGGGTCAAATTTGTAAACGAGGAAGTGGTTAGTCAAAGTGATATTATTTTTCAAGTCCCGGGTAACGACTTAAGAACCAAAAATCCTGAAGCAAGTGGCTCAGAAAATGTCACGAGTCAGGATTCAAGTCTTTTACATGATTCTGAGATCATGTCAAATGAAAAACCGATAGCAGGAGTTCAGCTCACTCCAGAACTCAATGACGTACCGGGAGTTCCGATTATGGATGCGACTGATTCAGGTCAAACTGAAGAAGGTGAGAGTAAAGAGCGGTTTAGGCAACGGCTTTGGTGTTTTCTATTTGAGAACCTTAATCGGGCTGTTGATGAACTGTATCTTTTATGTGAACTTGAATGTGATAAAGATCAGATGAAAGAGGCCGTTCTTGTTCTTGAAGAAGCAGCATCTGATTTTAAAGAATTGAAGTGTAGAGTCGAAGAgtttgaaaaagtaaaaaagttaaGTGATAATCCAACAATGACCATGAAGTCTGAGCAACGCAGGCCACATGCACTCTCATGGGAG GTGCGTCGTATGACGACGTCACCGCACAGGGCTGAAATACTGTCTTCATCTCTCGAGGCATTTAAGAAAATTCAACAAGAACGAGCAGACATGAATAATAACAATTCTTGGAAAACTGGATTTAGTGATTCTTATGACCGCTCTAGAAGTGGCAGCATATTAAATAAGCATCTCTCTAGAACTGACAGGGCAAGTGGTTCTAGAGAACCAGCAATGGATTCAGGAAAACGTAGTGGAGTTATGGTTCTTCCTAGACAAAACTCAAGTAGGGGAAAGAAGAATCCTGAGCTTGGAAAGAACAAGGAAATGGAGAAAGCAGGTTTGAAGAAAGATAATTTTAAATCCGTGGATCAACTAAGAAGACCAACTTATATATCAGAAAGagacaaagaaaaaacaaacaatctTAAAGATGCATCTTCTAAGTCAATGGATGCATGGAAGCAAAAACGTAACTGGGTAGATGTATTAGCATCACCATATTCTCCATCTTCACGTTTCTCACATTCACCCGGCATGAGTAGGAAAAGTACGGAACGGGCTCGTATTCTCCACGATAAGTTAATGTCAcctgaaaagaagaaaaagacatCACTTGATTTAAAAAAGGAGGCAGAAGAAAAGCATGCACGTGCCATGAGAATAAGAAGTGAGCTAGAAAATGAAAGAcaacaaaagcttcaaaaaAGCACCAAAAAACTTAATCGTGTGAACGAATGGCAAGCAGTACGTAGCACGAGGCTGCGTGAAGGAATGCACGCTCGCCACCAACGTAGTGAAACTCGCCATGAAGCTTATTTAGCTCAAGTTGCAAGACGAGCCGGTGATGAAAGTACTAAAGTTAATGAAGTCCGCTTCATTACTTCATTaaatgaagaaaacaaaaaacttatGCTGTTACAAAAATATCAGGATTCAGAATTGAGAAAAGCCGAGAAATTGAAAGATTTGAAATCGAAACAAAAAGAGGATATGGCTCGGGAAGAAGCAGTgttggaaagaaagaaacttgTTGAAGCTGAAAAAATGCAGCGGCTTGCAGAAACACAGAGAAAAAAGGAAGAAGCTTTGTTAAGAAGAGAAGAGGAAAGAAAGGCATCGAGCGCAGCCCGTGAAGCAAAAGCTATGGACCAAATGAGGAGACGGAAGTTTTTAGCCAAAGCCCAACAAGAAGAAGCTGAGCTATTGGCTCAAAAATTAGCCGAGCGGCTCAGAGAAAGTGAACAAAGAAGAAAGTTCTATTTGGAACAAATTAGGGAAAGAGCTTCAATGGACTTCAGGGATCAATCTTCGCCTTTATTAAGACGATCTTTGAATAAAGATGGCGCGAGTAAATCAGCTTCATCCATTGGTGGTGAAGATGATCAGCAAGTTAGTGGTGGTATTGCTGAAGGTGCTGTGATTCCTGCTAGAAACCTGGCATTACAGCATTCTGCTAAAAGGAGGATTAAGAAAATTAGGCAAAGGCTAATGGCTTTCAAGTATGAACTAAGTGAACCTTTTCTGGGTCCCGAAAGTGCAATTACCGGATATCGAGCGGCTGTAGGAACTGCAAGAGCGAGAATTGGGAGGTGGCTACAGGAGATTCAAAGACATAGGCAGGCACGAAAAGAAGGGGCGGCGAGTATTGGCCTAGTGACTGGTGATATAATTAAG TTTTTGGATGGAAAGGACCCTGAACTGCATGCTTCTCGCCAAGCTGGTCTTCTTGATTTTATTGCTTCGGCCCTGCCAGCTTCGCACACATCCAAACCCGAAGCTTCTCAAGTAACCATATACTTCTTAAGACTTCTAAGGGTAATTCTGTCTTTACCCGCGAATAGAAGTTACTTTCTAGCTGAAAATCTTCTTCCACCAATGATACCCATGTTGGCAGCAGCCCTTGAAAACTTTATTAAAATTACAGCATCATCTTCAAATGTTGGTGCCAGTAAAACGCTAATTGAGAATTCTGAAACAATATCGGAAGTCTTGGATGGATCTTTATGGACTGTGGCAGCCATTATTGGTCATTCAAGCTCTGATGAACGCCAGCATCAAATGCAGGATGGTTTGATAGAGCTTGTGATTGCATATCAAGTTATTCATCGACTGAGAGATCTTTTTGCGCTATATGATAGGCCGCAAGTAGAAGGCTCCCCATTTCCTTCGTCAATTCTTCTAAGTATCAATTTATTGGTAATTTTGACTTCCAGAAATAGGTCTAAATCTTCGATTGACTGGGAATCTTATCCACTTAAAAGGATGCCAATAGATCAATCCTCTACGGAGGATGTAGATCTGGGAGGTTCTTTATTCAATTTAAGTGAAAATGATGAATCATCTTCCAGATGGTTGCAAGATGTTCCTGAGGATCGACCATTGGATGACATGTGTAAGAAAGATGAAAATAACATGGTAGATAGTGGTGGAGAACAGAAGAATggaaatacattgaaaaataaacAGCCTGTAGCATATCTTCTCTCGGCTATATCTGAAACGGGGCTGGTCTGTCTCCCTTCTTTGTTGACGGCTGTGTTATTGCAGGCTAACAACAGATTGTCCTCAGAACAG GCTTCGTATGTTCTTCCGAGTAATTTTGAGGAAGTAGCAACTGGGGTGCTGAAGGTTTTGAACAATTTAGCTTTGATGGATATTAACTTCATCCAAATGATGCTA GCAAGGCCAGACCTAAGAATGGAATTTTTTCATCTGATGAGTTATCTTCTTACTCATTGTACCAGCAAGTGGGGAACAGCTACTGATCAG ACTGGTCTGCTTCTGCTTGAATCTTTGTTGCTTCTCGGGTATTTTGCTATGTTCCATCCTGAAAATCAAGCTGTTCTTAGATGGGGAAAGAGTCCCACAATTCTTCACAAG TGA